The Anguilla anguilla isolate fAngAng1 chromosome 4, fAngAng1.pri, whole genome shotgun sequence genome has a window encoding:
- the dph2 gene encoding 2-(3-amino-3-carboxypropyl)histidine synthase subunit 2 — protein sequence MFSSSGYQAPQGSVDTGTNISTKMEEILEEMYEMKKTCDFIKNNSFNKVALQFPDDLLVDSVQIASQIEKETGAKLYILGDTSYGSCCVDEVAAEHVEAQCIIHYGRACLSPSRRLPLMYVFGKRPVDLQKCVLSFHSLYPDRQSNIIILYDVTYFHIIDDLLDLLSPEYPNVVKSVLHVDGNQCCILGSIQGQHIDSPTHSHQDGCKYVHKFGRVFSLKEEYKVEDYSMFYIGQEGATLTNFMMTWNQCCFSSFDPETTVWRQETVNINRALMKRYYLIEKAKDAGVVGILVGTLGVASYLTIIDQLKDTVRKAGKKSYVFAMGKLNVPKLANFLEIDIFVLVACSESSLLDSSEFYRPVVTPFEMEVACNKHKEWTGQYVTDFRDLLPGACNGVNLPSPDADENDGEEVDVSLITGALRSTYFSSSLPIDCSDDTSVVQRNKTLTVAHNNTAASFLQGRTWQGLEQELGRTPVVKAVEGRRGIAIVYEDEGKN from the exons ATGTTCAGCAGCAGTGGTTACCAGGCCCCCCAAGGATCCGTGGATACTGGGACAAACATTAGCACAAAAATGGAAGAAATCCTTGAAGAAATGTATGAGATGAAGAAAACCTGTGATTTCATAAAGAATAATTCTTTCAATAAG GTTGCCCTGCAGTTCCCGGATGACTTGCTGGTGGACTCAGTACAGATTGCTTCGCAAATTGAGAAGGAAACGGGTGCAAAACTATACATCCTGGGAGACACATCATATGGCAG ctgcTGTGTAGATGAGGTGGCAGCAGAGCATGTTGAGGCCCAATGTATTATCCACTATGGAAGAGCTTGTCTCAGTCCCTCAAGGAGGCTTCCTCTGATGTACGTGTTTGGGAAGAGACCTGTGGACCTACAGAAATGCGTGCTCTCCTTCCACAGTCTGTATCCTGACAGACAGAGCAATATTATAATTCTATATGATGTAACCTATTTCCATATAATAG ATGATCTCCTGGACCTGCTCTCCCCTGAGTATCCAAATGTGGTGAAATCTGTTCTTCATGTAGATGGGAATCAGTGTTGCATTCTTGGATCAATACAGGGTCAGCACATTGATTCACCAACACATTCACACCAGGATGGATGCAAGTATGTTCATAAATTTGGCCGAGTGTTCAGCTTGAAAGAAGAGTATAAGGTGGAGGACTATAGTATGTTCTACATCGGGCAAGAGGGCGCAACACTAACGAACTTCATGATGACCTGGAACCAGTGCTGTTTCAGTTCGTTTGACCCTGAGACAACAGTGTGGCGGCAAGAGACCGTCAACATCAACCGTGCCCTGATGAAGCGCTACTACTTGATTGAGAAAGCGAAGGACGCCGGTGTGGTGGGAATCCTGGTGGGCACTCTTGGTGTAGCCAGTTACCTTACAATTATTGATCAACTGAAAGATACAGTTCGCaaggctggaaaaaaaagctaCGTGTTTGCCATGGGAAAATTGAATGTTCCCAAGTTGGCCAACTTTCTAGAGATCGACATCTTTGTCCTGGTGGCTTGCTCAGAGAGTTCTCTTCTGGACTCCAGTGAGTTCTACCGGCCTGTGGTGACACCCTTTGAGATGGAGGTGGCTTGTAACAAGCACAAGGAGTGGACGGGCCAGTATGTAACTGACTTCAGAGATCTACTGCCAG GGGCTTGCAATGGTGTGAACTTGCCCAGTCCAGACGCCGATGAGAATGATGGAGAGGAAGTGGATGTCTCCCTCATTACCGGGGCTCTTAGATCCACatatttctcctcctctctgcctaTTGACTGCAGCGATGATACTTCTGTGGTCCAGAGAAACAAGACCCTCACAGTGGCTCACAACAACACAGCAG CCTCTTTCCTGCAGGGTCGTACCTGGCAGGGATTGGAACAGGAACTGGGAAGAACGCCGGTTGTAAAAGCAGTGGAGGGCAGGAGAGGGATTGCCATTGTCTATGAAGACGAAGGGAAGAACTGA
- the LOC118225053 gene encoding protein shisa-2, with amino-acid sequence MRGGNSQMSATVIMILLYTIISVKASGEYCHGWHDTQGSWREGFQCPERFDSDDAIICCGQCELRYCCSSSDARLDQGTCENDNQIREPGTGNGNKENKGDGAVPIYVPFLVVGAVFVCFVLLGSVVAVCCCRCLRPKQEQSPVGGAAGGAAGGESRAEAGGLLEAIPMMASAGVSCGSSSQQSSKFTSSSSSGQSSVQPPPLLRTQAGCYLSHDAGVYFNMPASFSVLSRQQATQLLHPQYIGYTIPHEAIAPSPAPFLYHSQGSYRPLQAPFLPPASTASEPKHPL; translated from the exons ATGCGAGGGGGAAATTCCCAAATGTCTGCTACCGTGATTATGATACTGCTCTACACGATTATCAGCGTGAAGGCCAGTGGGGAGTACTGTCATGGTTGGCATGACACACAAGGCTCCTGGAGAGAGGGCTTTCAGTGTCCGGAGCGCTTTGACAGCGACGATGCCATCATCTGCTGTGGACAGTGCGAGCTTCGTTATTGCTGCTCGAGCAGCGACGCCCGCTTGGATCAGGGGACTTGTGAGAACGACAATCAGATCCGCGAGCCAGGCACAGGCAACGGCAACAAGGAAAACAAAGGCGACGGTGCAG tgcctATATATGTGCCTTTCCTGGTCGTAGGcgctgtgtttgtctgttttgtgcTGTTGGGCTCTGTGGTGGCCGTGTGCTGCTGCCGCTGTCTCCGCCCCAAGCAAGAGCAATCCCCAGTTGGGGGTGCGGCTGGGGGCGCGGCTGGGGGTGAGTCCAGAGCCGAGGCAGGGGGTCTGCTCGAGGCCATCCCCATGATGGCGAGTGCTGGGGTGTCCTGCGGCTCGTCCTCACAGCAGTCCAGCAAGttcaccagctccagctcctccggCCAGTCCTCAGTCCAGCCCCCGCCTCTCCTGCGCACACAGGCAGGGTGCTACCTGTCCCACGATGCCGGCGTCTACTTCAACATGCCGGCCAGTTTCTCTGTGCTTAGCCGCCAGCAGGCCACGCAGCTCCTGCACCCCCAGTATATTGGGTACACTATACCGCATGAGGCAATcgcccccagccctgcccccttcCTCTACCACTCACAAGGCAGCTACCGGCCACTCCAGGCCCCTTTCCTACCCCCCGCCAGCACGGCCAGTGAACCCAAGCACCCCCTATAA